In a genomic window of Theropithecus gelada isolate Dixy chromosome 15, Tgel_1.0, whole genome shotgun sequence:
- the FAM163B gene encoding protein FAM163B, which yields MTAGTVVITGGILATVILLCIIAVLCYCRLQYYCCKKDESEEDEEEPDFAVHSHLPPLHSNRNLVLTNGPALYPTASTSFSQKSPQARTLCRSCSHCEPPAFFLQEPPEEEEDVLNGGERVLYKSVSQEDVELPAGGFGGLQALNPNRLSAMREAFARSRSISTDV from the exons ATGACAGCCGGGACCGTGGTCATCACCGGGGGCATCTTGGCGACTGTGATTCTGCTCTGCATCATCGCTGTTCTGTGCTACTGCCGGCTCCAG TACTACTGCTGCAAGAAGGACGAGtcggaggaggacgaggaggagccGGACTTCGCCGTTCACTCGCACctgcccccactgcactccaaccgcAACCTGGTGCTGACCAACGGGCCGGCGCTCTACCCCACTGCCTCCACCTCCTTCAGCCAGAAGTCTCCGCAGGCCCGCACCCTGTGCCGCAGCTGCTCCCACTGCGAGCCCCCCGCCTTCTTCCTGCAGGAGCCGCCGGAGGAGGAAGAGGACGTGCTGAACGGCGGGGAGCGCGTGCTCTACAAGAGCGTGAGCCAGGAGGACGTGGAGCTGCCCGCGGGGGGCTTCGGGGGCCTGCAGGCGCTCAACCCCAACCGCCTCTCGGCCATGCGGGAGGCCTTCGCCCGGAGCCGCAGCATCAGCACCGACGTGTGA